Proteins encoded within one genomic window of Epinephelus lanceolatus isolate andai-2023 chromosome 9, ASM4190304v1, whole genome shotgun sequence:
- the LOC117253007 gene encoding uncharacterized protein LOC117253007: MKKQGKGNTAASVPLSSPPGGSSVQVCHDYQSVAYKMYPGNGHAIENGSHTKRDQVTSQDGTGKMSSVPDIISNSQEQRCSMKDEGAQRNTMWMTDSSSQAYSGPEDNSTDPHETLTETSTLTFVDIHTMEDSAENHSLHGVGMVYLKEFVLIDDDDDGDMSLREKTVTDMSVMDGKAAELVCGRLLSTSSGSLSECKEESPAPEASPPEAVETAHEKKRCCFCTVL, translated from the coding sequence ATGAAGAAGCAAGGAAAAGGCAACACTGCTGCCAGCGTCCCCCTCTCTTccccaccagggggcagcagtGTGCAGGTCTGCCATGACTACCAGAGTGTGGCTTATAAGATGTATCCTGGGAATGGTCATGCTATAGAAAATGGATCTCACACCAAGAGAGACCAGGTCACCAGCCAAGATGGTACAGGCAAGATGTCCTCTGTTCCAGACATCATCTCTAACAGCCAGGAGCAGAGGTGCAGCATGAAAGATGAGGGTGCCCAAAGGAACACCATGTGGATGACAGATTCAAGCAGCCAGGCCTATTCAGGGCCAGAGGACAATTCCACAGACCCACATGAGACCCTGACAGAGACTTCAACTCTGACCTTTGTGGACATCCACACTATGGAGGACTCAGCAGAGAACCATAGCCTTCATGGGGTGGGGATGGTGTACCTCAAGGAGTTTGTGCTgatagatgatgatgatgatggagacATGTCTCTAAgagaaaaaacagtgacagacatGTCCGTCATGGATGGAAAAGCTGCTGAACTGGTGTGTGGGAGGCTGTTGTCCACTTCCAGTGGATCATTGTCAGAGTGTAAGGAGGAATCTCCAGCTCCTGAAGCATCTCCACCTGAGGCAGTTGAGACTGCACATGAAAAGAAACGCTGctgtttctgcactgttttatgA